A single genomic interval of Lacrimispora sphenoides JCM 1415 harbors:
- a CDS encoding CBS domain-containing protein, with translation MNILFFLTPKNEVAYIFEDDSLRQALEKMEYHKYSAVPVINRRGKYVGTITEGDMLWGIKNKFNLNLKEAEQVTVAALDRRSDNRPVYADSNMEDLIDKALNQNFVPVVDDQKNFIGIITRKDVIRYFYNKSLEVQQPVTNCQTAAIQ, from the coding sequence ATGAACATTTTATTTTTTTTAACACCTAAGAATGAGGTGGCTTATATTTTTGAGGATGATTCTCTGCGCCAGGCGCTAGAGAAGATGGAGTATCACAAATACTCTGCAGTGCCCGTTATAAACAGACGGGGAAAATATGTAGGAACAATCACGGAAGGGGACATGCTTTGGGGAATCAAGAACAAATTCAATCTTAACTTAAAGGAAGCGGAGCAGGTAACGGTGGCGGCCCTTGACAGAAGGTCAGATAACCGTCCCGTATATGCGGATTCCAATATGGAAGATTTGATCGATAAGGCATTAAACCAAAATTTTGTGCCTGTTGTAGATGACCAAAAGAATTTTATCGGGATCATTACCCGCAAGGATGTCATTCGTTATTTTTATAACAAGTCCCTGGAGGTGCAGCAGCCGGTGACAAACTGTCAGACTGCAGCTATTCAATAA
- a CDS encoding M23 family metallopeptidase: MKEKISQLFKDKVFLVLLVLGLLTIVAAAGVITIQRGNGGGESPYLQVPDQSNMIVEESVPQETQVAVAGDSNATMEEEMQVADSNKASAAQETQAPAVKTGTDKSAATSLVLNFNDATRMTWPVRGNVILDYSMDTTIYFPTLDQYKCNPGLVIQGDVSTPVVAPANAKVEKVGSNEEIGSYVVLNMGNNYTAICGQLKELQVVENEYIKEGQVLGYVAEPTKYYSVEGANVYFELTHNDKAIDPLDQMQ; encoded by the coding sequence GTGAAGGAGAAAATAAGTCAATTGTTCAAGGATAAAGTATTCCTTGTCCTGTTGGTTCTAGGCCTGCTGACTATAGTAGCTGCAGCAGGAGTAATTACCATTCAAAGAGGAAATGGTGGAGGAGAAAGCCCTTATCTGCAAGTACCGGATCAGAGCAATATGATTGTTGAAGAATCAGTCCCCCAAGAAACACAAGTGGCAGTTGCAGGAGACTCCAATGCAACGATGGAAGAGGAAATGCAGGTGGCTGATTCCAATAAAGCCTCTGCAGCTCAGGAAACACAGGCTCCGGCAGTAAAGACCGGAACAGACAAAAGCGCGGCAACGTCTCTGGTACTTAATTTTAATGATGCAACCAGAATGACCTGGCCAGTACGCGGAAATGTCATTTTAGACTACAGCATGGACACCACAATCTATTTTCCGACTCTGGACCAGTATAAATGCAATCCAGGGCTTGTGATCCAGGGAGATGTAAGTACTCCTGTTGTGGCTCCTGCCAATGCAAAAGTTGAAAAAGTCGGCTCCAATGAAGAAATCGGAAGCTACGTTGTCTTAAATATGGGCAACAATTATACAGCTATCTGCGGACAGTTAAAAGAGCTGCAAGTTGTAGAAAATGAATATATCAAAGAAGGTCAGGTCTTAGGCTATGTAGCCGAGCCTACCAAATATTATTCCGTGGAAGGCGCCAACGTATACTTTGAATTGACTCATAATGATAAGGCTATTGATCCCCTTGATCAAATGCAGTAA
- a CDS encoding SpoIID/LytB domain-containing protein has protein sequence MIKKAVMACILALLFPYIITMAWTGKIEEKKEFPMITSGKKIILDRKSGESYMDVEEYLPGVVAKQMPADYGREALRAQAIIARTYIYGKMNGQNEVKESELHMEYLEEQQMEKLWGSESFVASYQAVENAVRSTRSMVMMYEGKLIDPLFHRASTGKTRAGDENHPYLQEVACSRDVEAEGFLTMAAYKKEDFAEKINQISGGVPVKADQIPGSIQIVLRDEGGYVGQIQIGTKVYTGEEIQRVLGLPSAAFRFEEYEEGIRVVCQGIGHGYGMSQFGARCKAEEGWTAEQILPYFYKNIALNSE, from the coding sequence ATGATAAAAAAAGCGGTTATGGCGTGTATTCTTGCGCTGTTGTTTCCATACATAATTACCATGGCATGGACGGGAAAGATCGAGGAGAAGAAGGAGTTCCCCATGATCACCAGCGGTAAGAAGATCATTCTGGACCGGAAAAGCGGAGAATCCTATATGGATGTGGAAGAATATCTTCCCGGCGTGGTGGCTAAGCAGATGCCGGCCGATTATGGCAGGGAGGCTTTAAGGGCCCAGGCGATCATTGCCCGGACATACATCTACGGAAAAATGAACGGGCAAAATGAAGTGAAAGAATCGGAACTTCACATGGAGTATCTGGAGGAACAGCAGATGGAAAAGCTGTGGGGAAGCGAATCCTTTGTTGCCAGCTATCAGGCAGTGGAAAACGCAGTCCGGTCTACCAGGTCGATGGTCATGATGTATGAAGGGAAGCTGATCGATCCCTTATTCCACCGGGCAAGCACCGGAAAGACCAGAGCAGGAGATGAAAACCATCCGTATTTGCAGGAGGTTGCATGTTCCAGGGATGTGGAAGCGGAAGGTTTTCTCACTATGGCTGCATATAAAAAAGAAGATTTTGCGGAAAAAATCAATCAGATTTCCGGCGGCGTACCTGTGAAGGCAGATCAGATTCCGGGAAGCATCCAGATCGTACTCCGGGATGAGGGGGGATATGTGGGGCAGATCCAGATTGGTACCAAGGTATATACGGGAGAGGAAATTCAGCGGGTTCTGGGACTTCCTTCCGCAGCCTTTCGTTTTGAAGAATATGAAGAGGGAATCCGGGTGGTCTGCCAGGGAATTGGGCACGGATATGGCATGAGCCAGTTTGGAGCCAGGTGCAAAGCAGAGGAAGGCTGGACGGCGGAACAAATTCTTCCTTATTTTTATAAAAATATTGCTTTAAATTCCGAATAA
- a CDS encoding glycogen/starch/alpha-glucan phosphorylase — translation MSMGFDKEIFKKSVLFNMKNVFRKTVDEATPEQMYQAVAYAVKDVIIDEWIATHKAYEDQDVKTLYYLSMEFLMGRALGNNIISIMAQPEVKEVLEELGFDLNTIEDQEPDPALGNGGLGRLAACFLDSLATLGYPAYGCGIRYRYGMFKQKIEGGFQVEVPDDWLKNGYPFELRRAEYATEVKFGGYVNTIRENGRERFIQEGYQSVLAVPYDMPIVGYGNNVVNTLRIWDAQAINTFSLDSFDRGDYQKAVEQENLAKTIVEVLYPNDNHYAGKELRLKQQYFFISASVQRAVMKYMEKHEDIHKFFEKTVFQLNDTHPTVAVPELMRILLDDYSLSWDEAWEITTKTCAYTNHTIMSEALEKWPIELFSRLLPRIYQIVEEINRRFQQKIMEMYPGSQEKLRKMSIVYDGQVRMANLAIVGGFSVNGVARLHTEILKNQELKDFYQMMPEKFNNKTNGITQRRFLLHGNPLLAEWVTRKIGNDWITNLPHIHRLAIYADDPRCRQEFMDIKYQNKVRLAKYIKEHNGIEVDPRSMFDVQVKRLHEYKRQLMNILHVMYLYNQLKDNPNLDMVPRTFLFGAKAAAGYERAKLTIKLINAVADVINNDRSIGGKIKVVFIEDYKVSNAEIIFATADVSEQISTASKEASGTGNMKFMLNGALTLGTMDGANVEIVEEVGAENAFIFGMSSDEVIRYENEGGYNPMEIFNNNYEIRRVLMQLINGYYSPQNPELFRDIYNSLLNTQSSDRADTYFILKDFPSYAEAQRRIDQAYRDEAWWAKAAILNVANSGKFTSDRTIEEYVKDIWHLEKVKVELEEA, via the coding sequence ATGAGTATGGGATTTGATAAGGAGATCTTTAAGAAAAGTGTTCTGTTTAACATGAAGAATGTATTCCGCAAGACGGTTGATGAGGCTACTCCGGAGCAGATGTACCAGGCAGTGGCCTATGCAGTAAAAGATGTTATCATAGATGAATGGATCGCAACCCATAAGGCATATGAAGATCAGGATGTAAAAACCCTTTATTATCTGTCAATGGAATTCCTTATGGGCCGCGCTCTGGGCAATAACATCATAAGCATTATGGCTCAGCCGGAAGTAAAGGAAGTTCTTGAAGAACTGGGCTTTGATTTAAACACCATAGAGGACCAGGAGCCGGATCCGGCTCTTGGAAACGGGGGGCTGGGCCGTCTTGCAGCCTGCTTCCTGGATTCCCTGGCAACCCTCGGGTATCCGGCTTATGGCTGCGGCATCCGATACCGGTACGGCATGTTCAAACAGAAAATAGAAGGCGGATTTCAGGTAGAAGTTCCTGACGACTGGCTGAAAAACGGCTATCCGTTTGAGCTGCGCCGCGCCGAATATGCCACTGAGGTAAAGTTCGGAGGCTATGTCAATACCATAAGGGAAAATGGAAGGGAACGCTTTATCCAGGAGGGATATCAGTCTGTCCTGGCAGTTCCCTATGATATGCCCATTGTAGGATATGGAAACAATGTAGTGAACACCTTAAGGATCTGGGACGCCCAGGCCATCAATACCTTCAGTCTGGATTCCTTTGACAGGGGCGATTACCAGAAGGCGGTGGAACAGGAAAATCTGGCGAAGACCATCGTAGAGGTCCTTTATCCCAATGACAACCATTATGCAGGAAAAGAACTCCGTTTGAAACAGCAGTACTTCTTTATTTCCGCCAGTGTACAGAGGGCGGTTATGAAGTACATGGAAAAACATGAAGATATACATAAGTTCTTCGAAAAGACAGTTTTCCAGCTGAATGATACCCATCCCACCGTGGCAGTCCCGGAGCTTATGAGAATCCTTCTTGATGATTACAGCTTAAGCTGGGATGAAGCATGGGAAATCACGACAAAGACCTGCGCCTATACCAACCATACCATTATGTCGGAAGCTTTGGAAAAATGGCCCATTGAGCTGTTTTCCAGACTGCTTCCCAGAATCTATCAGATCGTAGAAGAGATAAACCGGAGATTCCAGCAGAAAATCATGGAGATGTATCCGGGCAGCCAGGAAAAGCTTCGGAAAATGTCCATCGTTTACGATGGTCAGGTCCGCATGGCCAATCTGGCCATTGTGGGAGGCTTCTCGGTAAATGGTGTTGCCAGACTTCATACAGAAATTTTAAAGAACCAGGAGCTGAAAGACTTCTATCAGATGATGCCGGAGAAATTCAACAACAAGACAAACGGCATCACCCAGAGGCGGTTCCTTCTGCATGGAAATCCCCTTTTGGCCGAATGGGTGACAAGAAAGATCGGAAACGACTGGATCACCAATCTGCCTCATATACACCGTCTGGCAATCTATGCCGATGACCCCAGGTGCCGGCAGGAGTTTATGGACATCAAATACCAGAACAAGGTGCGCCTGGCAAAATATATTAAAGAGCATAACGGCATTGAAGTGGATCCCAGATCCATGTTTGATGTTCAGGTAAAGCGCCTCCACGAATACAAGCGGCAGCTTATGAACATCCTGCACGTGATGTATTTGTACAATCAGCTAAAGGATAACCCAAACCTTGATATGGTTCCCAGGACCTTTTTGTTCGGCGCAAAGGCTGCGGCAGGCTATGAGCGTGCAAAGCTGACTATTAAGCTGATCAACGCGGTGGCTGATGTGATTAATAACGACAGAAGCATCGGCGGTAAGATCAAGGTTGTGTTCATTGAGGACTATAAGGTTTCCAATGCAGAAATCATCTTTGCTACGGCAGATGTAAGTGAACAGATATCCACGGCAAGCAAGGAGGCCTCCGGTACCGGAAATATGAAATTCATGTTAAACGGAGCCCTGACCCTTGGAACCATGGATGGCGCCAATGTGGAAATCGTAGAGGAAGTGGGAGCGGAGAACGCCTTTATCTTCGGTATGTCCTCCGACGAGGTGATCCGCTATGAGAACGAGGGCGGATATAATCCCATGGAGATTTTCAACAACAACTACGAGATACGCAGGGTGCTGATGCAGTTGATCAACGGCTATTATTCTCCCCAGAACCCGGAACTGTTCCGCGATATTTATAATTCCTTATTAAATACACAGAGCAGTGACCGTGCGGACACGTACTTTATTTTAAAGGATTTCCCATCCTATGCAGAAGCTCAGCGCCGGATCGACCAGGCGTACCGGGATGAAGCGTGGTGGGCGAAGGCTGCCATATTAAATGTTGCAAACAGCGGCAAGTTTACCTCAGACCGAACCATCGAAGAATATGTAAAGGATATCTGGCACTTAGAGAAGGTAAAGGTAGAGCTGGAAGAAGCATAA